Part of the Zonotrichia albicollis isolate bZonAlb1 unplaced genomic scaffold, bZonAlb1.hap1 Scaffold_254, whole genome shotgun sequence genome is shown below.
GAAAAGTACAAAGTGCAGGCACACAGAGGAGCAACATGAAGACACCGAGGGCAGCGAAGAGGAAGTTGAGTCCCAGATGGGAGGCATGAGGAGATGTTTATGATCTtggggctgaaatcctcttgtaaagcTATGGAGAAGGATCTAACTGATACATCAgactctctttttccctgtaTCACATTGAAAAGTACGAGGAAATTACTTGTTCAGCACAAGCCTCCATGCTAAAGTAGCAAACGTCaaagtagctgtgatcccatgagAAGTTTGAACATGGAAAAAGGGAAGTGTGATGAGATCCTGTGCCTtcacagggagaagaaaaagatgTCCTCAGAGATGAAGATGATTTCAGAAATAGATGAGGAGAACCTTTGCTCTTACACAGCTCATCTTTTAACTAATACCCCATAAGTTGACATGGCCCATAAACACAACTGTAAAAGAGCTTTGAAAAACTGGGAGGAATGTCACAATTGCAGATTTTTCTGGGAAGTTGCTATTCATGGAAATTGAGAGCGACAAGAGAAGTGTCTCTTCTGGAGAAGTCTCCATAGCATGAAAGAGAGACTCCTCTCCTTAAGTGAACTCAAGAAAGACTATTATAGTTGGGGTAAACTGACGGAAAATTCTGGCTTTGTCTCTTTATATTGtcagtaagaaagaaaaggttgtagggagaggagaagtTTTTTGAAAGATTTGTTcttattactctttcttttagttGCTATTAATGAACTTTTCCTTATACTTTCTGAAAgttttgagcctgctttgctgtTCTCCTAATCTTATCACACAGGAGGAAATGAGTAAGTATATTCTAGTGAGTGCACTGGTATTTAGCCAACACTGAACCCACAACAATAAATGCTGCATTCTCCAAGAAATCTCAAATTGgtgaaccaaaaccactacagaaatatttctgatgaACTGCACTAGAGCAGAggaaaatcaaggcagagccatggtttgtcaggacttgCTTGATCCTAATAACCCCTatggtgcatttggagctgagccgtGGAAtctcagggcctgagaggagattgcacaaacctttccaggagtcaaagtGAGAAGAAAACCCCCAAGTGTCTCAAATCATGAATGCGTCCCATTGAGGTCCATCCCctacacaggctcctcatgaactccttggaggagagaagtggaggccaggatggcacaaaaacttGCCAGAGattcagtgtggaaaggaaaatccagagTACCTTAAAAatcttgagtatctcaaagtatTATTGAGCCCCACTAaatgtcagtacaaagctctcaagggactcgttaaagcagataattatGGCCATGATTGCAGAAACCTCTCttagagtctgtatcaaaagggaaacaccaagtaccttaaaaaaactgaagtaccttgaagcattaatgagccccactgaatgttgttactgacaaatcccctccagggactaattacagcagataattggaggccatgattgcacaaacctctcagagactccaaggcaaaagtcaAACCCacagtcctttgaaaaactctgtgagcattaaggagcccccagggccattgctgagcaaggctccccagggactccttccagcagatccttgaggccactgggatgtgggctaggggagGATGCTGAGAGCAGGACAAgaggctgacagtgcccagcctggctggggctgtgccaggaggccccagggcctcaggacaaggtgtctcctcacagccctaggtggcacagaccctgctgtgccccagggcaccaagacttggcttttctttgtccccacctgtcatcactgcctgcagttctctgctctgccttgggcctggggacactttctcatttgtgctcctcagtgggacccattaaaggtccaagaaactttggagttggattctgccttggagttcctgagaggtttcttcagctgcctctcagggactgatgttcagggcctgagcacaaagccccagaggctcattaaagtccttgtgctgtgtctgtgctgctgagctgggctggactcctggcacagaggcagctcctggtaaccaagaagaacTTCAAAAGtgcatttctcttgatgagcagctcttctgccagcccagcagggctggggcactgcctgcagccaccccgggcacagcacagaggcacagagagcttcaatcagtcagggctgggaaggtgctgagaagtgcctggggcacaatcactgccagcccttggcacaggaacctctggctgcaggacaatgcagctgcagctcctggagccatctcctcaagctggaacatcccaatgcctacagaccctgtgagtacattctctgattgtctcttgtgcagagcagcccggggagcccagggctgtcgtgcagagcagggtcctgcagcccagggcgctgtgctggggcagggactctgctgcctgccagggacagctctcagccagccctggcagctgcttcccATGCTGGGGGAGaagatctgggtgggaggagacagctggtaaggcttggaagtgttattcttgtgtggggaggatgctgcattgttcaggactgctcccagcatggcatttaactgcagaacatttccaaatAGATCATACAggaagcacagcaaggcaggagtTGCATAAAAGGGGAAAACCTGCTTTTTGAATCtactgctctgggttgcctggaTAGGAAACTGCCCATAGATATTCACCTCTCAGTTCAGgctgagaaaaataaattaaaaatttttcttAGATCTGAATAAACTGGGCAGCTACAGAGATCAACAGAGGGCCCCTCACAGGTGGCATCAGTGTCGCTTTTCCACACTCCTCAGgtgttgccatcagagcctgcagagccagagctgcccctgggcaatgccagagctgggaaggggtctgcagggcagagctgagcccccagggctgggctgggctctggcagcactggcagggcccagccctgggcacagggaagcagctgctggcagggacagctccaggcagcagagccctgggaaggcagtggggggaaagtgtccccaggctgtgctgggatatttaaagtcctctccaaacccaactattccatgattacttttCTTACAGATTCCCATGCCAAGATAatgcaaatgtccaacagcagctccatcaggcacttcctcctgctggcattgccagacacgcggcagctgcagctcctgcacttctgcctcttgctgggcatctccctggctgccctcctggccaacggcctcatcatcagcgccgtagcctgcggccaccacctgcacacgcccatgttcttcttcctgctcaacctggccctcactgacctgggctccatctgcaccactgtccccaaagccatgcacaatacCCTCTGGAACACCAGGaccatctcctacacaggatgtgccaCACAACTCTTTCTGATTTACCTCTCCCTTGGATCACAGTTTTATCTCCTGACCAttatgtgctacgaccgctacgtgtccatctgcaaacccctgcactatgggaccctcctggacagcagagcttgtgcccacatggcagcagctgcctgggccagtgcctttctcactgctctcgtgcacacagccaatacattttccctgcccctgtgccatggcaaagccctgggccagttcttctgtgaaatcccacagatcctcaagctctcctgctcacactccagcCTCAGGGAACTGAGGCTCATTGCTGTTAGTTCTTGTTTAGCAttgtgttgttttgtgttcattgttttctcctatgtgcagatcttcagggccgtgctgaggatctcgtctgagcagggacggcacaaagccttttccacctgcctccctcacctggctgtggtctctctgttcctcagcactgttatctttgctcacctgaagcccccctccatctcctccccatccctggatctggccctgtcagttctgtactcggttgTTCCTCCAGCggtgaaccccctcatctacagcctgaggaaccaggagctcaaggctgcagtgtggacaatGATGACTGAGCGCTTTCAGAAAGATTAAAttgctggccaatttctgcaaaaaacttgcaaaaaaagtcatctttgatacttcttgttggtttcattttggaggttcTTTTCTTTTGCAATACTTTTATTATTCTTGTCCATGAAAAAATATCATTCTTTGTGCCATTATTAATTtagtttctctccaccttccctgtgggCACAGACTGTGTTAATGAGGGGCTGTGATCTCAGTGGCTTAAAATGAACTAAAACATCTCCCAgaagagttttctgcagagatgcccttttgttgccttctctggagctgctgcagcaatgtctgtgtgcagagctgggggcagatcagtgctggcccagcagctgtgcccagcagcatcagcagcacttggtgttgccagtgctgctgccgtggccctgccccgctgccctggtggccctggtgttgctgcagggcctgagcactctcggggccgggcacagccctgggggtggtaGTGccgaggctgcagcagggacaggccatgggcactgctggggcagcgctgacgcctcagcccagggcctgggggctccaggctccttgcccaggctctctcaagaacacacccaggccaatgctaagcacagaaaagccctgtgagcaggcccaggctggctgttggcaggctggggacaaacagcatggctggggctctgcaagggccctggggaagacgggaaggagcagcagagcaggggctgaccCATCCCCAGTGCAGTGGACaacccagggcagcgtcccagagtgtcctcatggagctgccaacaacatcccccttctgcagccctggcctctcccccagctcacacaggtgccccatccttgcaggcacagacacggcagcactggctcagcagcccctgtttgcattgcacacagcagggggagcacccccatgctgttggtgtggggacatgaacctgagggagcacaaatgccatcagtccctggggccagcaagggctgggggacaccagggaaaccactcagctttgtcctggcctctgcagtcagccagaaagtttgttcccatcagctgggagtttcctgtgtcactgcagatgctgttgctcagagccaggacTGCCTGGCAGCcccccccaaactgccctgagcattcccttggtgccacctttgctttctttactcttcccttgtccaaatttcttcctattgcccacccctgttccctgccctgcaaacagcccattcctgtttgccctttcctctttggccccactccccattgcagttccttacttggccccatgggaacatcccctggggagcaggatcatcctacaagttttacaggaattgtctgcaggcttctgcagtgcctggtgctgctcccttgccagaggcaccccaggccaggggggcacatctgggctactgtgtctggctctggggctccctgttctgggcagtgaggaggagctgcaaaggctctgcaggactgacaggatgggctttggggctggcaggagaagctgagggacctgggctgctggagttcctgaagaggaggcccagggctcatcctgtgactgctccaagggtggcttcagagaatcccagaatcagcaaggttggaacaggccatggagatcatcaagtccaacctgtgccctgacactgccttgtctcccctgagcctcctccaggataaacaaccccagctccctcagctgctcctcaaagcttttgtgctccttccccagccttgttgctcttctctggacacactccggcccctccatgtccttcctaaattgggggcccagaactgcaaacagcactcgaggtgctgcccaagcagtgctgaacacaggggaagaatccctgccctgctcctgctggccacaccattcctgatccaggccaggagccattggcctacttggccacctgggcacactgctggctcatgtccagcccgctgtccatcagtccccgcaggtccctttctgcctggctgctctccagccactctgtccccagcctgtagtactgcaggggttgttgtggccaaagtgcaggtcCTGggacttggacttgttaaacttCACCTTGTTGGATATGGGCCCTGCATCCatcctgtccagggccctgtgcagagccctcctacccttgAGCAGATCCACACTCCCAGACAACTTGGTGTCACCacggttccatgaggccccagagtgtcacgatggtctccatgattccatgaggcctcccagtgtcacaatgtccctttggttccatgggagcTCTGAGTTTCACaaagtcccttggatccttgggcccTGCAGTGTTACAGTGGCGCCGTGGTCccccaaggccctgcagtgtcacaatggatccttggttccatgaggtctggcagtgcggctatgctctccttggttccaccatgtcacaatggcctcttggtcccaagggccaccacggtgtcaaacatgtttccttcattccaagagtccctgaggagcagcactggccctgtggttccatggggccctgcagtgtcacaatgaccccatcatgacaccaggtcctggtctgtcacaatgctctgcatggttacacaaggccctgcagggtcacagtggcctcttggttccctgaggcctcagagtgccacaagGAATTCCTTGgtactgcagtgtcacaatggagcccTGGTGACAAAAGATCCTGCTGTGTCACCTGGGGCCCTTGGTTCCTCGGGGCACAAcagtgtcacaattgttccCTGAGTTCCCAGAGTCCTTTCAATGGAGCaatggccccttgattccattgtcTCCTGGATCTCACAACTGCTCCATggctggtttcagagaatcacagaatgagcaaggttgggcattgaattccagcacacacctcagctctctgatgatcctggcaccatgctgggccctgtttcagactggagcagagcagatgttgatgggacaggagccctgcgggtctgtcagggacctgcagcttgcaaggtgctctgctctccctcaggtgctctcagagagatccaatcccagctgggcagctCAAGGCACAAGTGGCATtgcctgttcatgggcacacagctgatgtctgcctggataGGGGCACAGGTTTTATTACCTCTTagtttcataatatacaagcaaatctttattatctgggtcatttgagtacttTTAAGAAATGGCAACATTTTCCCACAATGAACAGGATTTACGTGGAGTTGTACtgaaggcagaaagaaaaatactgatCTTGCCTTCTACTTGTGTCACCAATATTCTCTTTATtatttcctctccctcctccttcaAGTGTTTGCAGCTCTCTTGTTTAAATGGCCATGTTGAAGGACATCTCTTCATTTAGAGGAACTGGATCCATGTACTTCCTACTGCTCTCAGATTTCCTCCTCCAGGtgctctctggtcattcaagtgcctctCAACTAACTGGTTTCATcctttcagctgcaggaaggtgCCCAATCTTTCTGAagttaaaattaatatataattaatcaatattttaattgtgtttatatcacagaattacctttTCTTATGTTCTTGTCCAAAACTGTTCCTGTCTGGAAATCCCTTGGCGATGGGGGACATGTTAGATGGCACTGGGAAATCTCAagagagctgagggaagagctgtgatggttaataaactgttcaaatgttcaacttgtgtttgttggcaagaaacctttctgtgcctctgagtgtcaccagcccctaagcccaaaggacacaaacctgatgagttgtggttcccactgcaggggctgcacttggaccttggctctgcacaggagagctcttcatcccctttctctgttttcctccctctgggcatggagggagctcctgacttcagcatgtgactcgtgtgtgcaaagagcaaatatGGGCAGAATTGGGGGAGGGAGGGTTTGGGtggaccttgggatctgtgctaggcacagaaggtgttttccatgtctctgagactgtctgctgtgcaaagtggatttaatatccagcagaggaatgacttttgcatttgatggagctgtgccttcccttgcttttgttggctgacaagaaatgaacatccctctgtgtctcgggcagctccttctccaaggaaagcaggtgggagttggagccaaggagctgaaagctgcaggtgcagcctgggctggaaggaactcagatttgcacaaggctgctctgagtgccagggcttggatgggggaaatggtggggtgggggtagggacagagtcagattgattgtcagccatgaagggtcttgattttcatatctattcaaactgcattaggaggtacttggattcagcgTCCATTGGAGATTGcatatatcaataaattaacaggaaactaaactaaacttgACCTAAAACCATCTCTTTTcgctgtctttttaaatataatgtattcactttgaatacattACTGACATCTACTAAACCACAAaggatttgaaaattaaaatcaaattatccccagaggcttggcttgttcagtttttctgaatgttaatgagcccaggacactgaattcctgcactgaagagctgaaggctgaacaagcctctgcagcaggaaaattcagcagcagcctccaaggtgctgaggatgtcagcagcccccattgaggccatccctgcccagagaccgtgggggaataggcagacaaggagagcgtccctggggctggggcagcacaactcagaggcaccaggggctccagctgggcaatggagtgtggaatgtggctgggaaagccctgcctgggctgggccaagcaggatgGAGAAGTCCTGAGTCCCATGCCCCCAGACAATTCTCAAAAgtagacatttaaaaggaattacaattgtttaTGTACTCTGAGTTGGATGTGCTGGAGAAATTACCAACAAGAGATTGTCAGGAGCACAAAAATTCAGCCTTTACtggcaactttagaaaatcaggaaaacttGGGCAAAAGGTTTAGTAAGACATTCGATCaacaaaaaaacatttttcaaagcactgacttggcccattcagcttcacaaactctaagctATTTCAATCTTAAGTTAATCAAAATTTCCAAGGGGACAGAAATagaagaagaagacacagaaaaagagaaaaatgtattttagagaagcacacacagagctactaactcctggattccagcagtgttcagaTGGTAATTTTAAGATgaggtagggtcaagatgtgtgcttgccttgtggtcagcctttaataccccttggtcttcctgggcccttgccccaggtgggacttgggctcatttggtcactcaggagctgggctggggctgcagaggtggctgtggagcattgcctgtgctgtgccagggactggcagccactgctgggctgggatagagactctggggggattggggttccagggtagggcagggctggggttccagggcagggcaaggctggacctgccccttcctccttcacacacaaaatgttttgagccaacaatctcctccagtctgtcacagTAAGGCAATGTTAGAgatgaaatcccaattctggctaTGGGCATCTGGccgagaaggacagttcttttccataggaaggaaagcacagagctccaGTGTTTGAAGAGCCTCACTAGGCtcaggccagccagacttgtcaggaatggcagattttTTTCTCGGGGCAGTCTTTGGACATAAgtaattttggaggtggaagccCAGTCTTGGCCATGAGTGCCTGGAGAAGcaagacagttctttcccataggaaggaaagcacacagCCTTCCCCAATGTTTTGGGgacagatgagaggtgacccTTTTGAAACCATTGTCAGCCAGACTTGTCCCggcaatattcctatgggaacaatccctgATATAAGGAATTTTGAAGGTGAAATCCCAATGCTGGCTATGGCTACCTGGAAGacaaggacagttctttcccataggaaggaaagcacagagccccagtgtttcagtaGCAGTTGGGAagagaccctcaacatgccaaggtcagctggaccagtcaGGCAGTCCATGGGAGGCCAAACTACCCAGACCTCTTCTGTGTCcctttggttttttggggctccacagtatcacaatggccccttgattaCAAGAAGAcctgcagtgtcaaaatggacccttggttcaaTGGGATCCCAGATTTTCACAATGTTCCCtaggttccatgaggccttgcagtgtcacagtggtctctgtggttccccaggccccacaatgtcacaggactcctctgttccatgagccctgcaatgttgaaatggacctttggacctTGGGGGTTCgcggtgtcacaatggtctcctttggctccacagtgtcacaatggatgaCTGGGGCTCCCTCTGTGTCACtctggacctttggttccatgcagccctgcattgtcacaatggcctcttggtttcaccaggccccacagtatcacaatggtcctcTTAGTACTGTGGGGACCCCCAGGGTCACAGTGGTCTCACAGGTTCCATGaagcctcacagtgtcacaatgctttgcttattccatgaggcctcataGTTTCACAATGTCCATGATTCCACGAGTCATGAGTCTCCTCAGTATCACAagggcctcttggttccatgaggctggGAAGTGTCCTAATGATTTCTCCacagttccatgaggccttgcaatgtcacaagcGAACTTTGGCTCCATTGagtcacacagtgtcacaatggccccatggtTCCATGACATCTCAAagtgtcataatggtctccaGAGTTCCagaaggccccacagtgtcacaatggttcctTGATGttacagggccccacagtgtcacaatggtcccttggttccatggcccTGTCATGTTTGCCCAATCAtcccatcattaaaaaaaaccaaacaatattaaaagtagcaacaattttaattgaatagtttagaaaatatataaaaaagagataatttggttcaaataagagcacataagcaaaaacaaccgcggggtacggagggcagggttcttgacccttgccacttcacatacaagcttgccaagtaaaagtcaccccttatatgccatgtgtcaattccatctcctcctattttcggttcgtcacttttctgtctccgccttcattaccacctttaccacgcatgctccaccactcggtttggtggtcgcacaagtctttcggggtcgtcactgatgaaggccctgtagtcttctttgttgtcctttaattcacctttgggttacacatgcgcaccaagccagtacaatgtaagccaagactaacatatcactgcatctacatatcaaagcaataagtcctttataattagcattttcttggacccaaccaggttcttggtcatttttagcaactgtatcttcagcttctttcctgtggtccttgagaacatctgctgggaaggaggggtgggtggagcccctcctttccctctcttctttggcattacaacttttaactattaactattttattattctcaaatattaattactgtatcaatattgattactgtttcaatttttatcagcatgaatcatacctatttaccacaaatcccccatttctctttttgatcaTTGTGATTCGTGCTGTATTTAAAAGGCTGTGCCCTgatatcttttatatttttcagaattttggttttcttgttgTCTCTTTGCAGCTTCAAACTCATTCAGCATTTCTATTACTGCTTCTAGTCTTTCACACTGTCTTTCAAGTTTAGTTAGCATTTCCTGGTCTATTTTCAATTTTAGGTCCTTGTTTTTTAAAAGGCGTCAATTTAGCTTTTAATACCATTTTAGATCTTGTTTttctgttgggaatttagctgctagaaaatggaaaagtacaaaaccatggctaattcgaagtcctgcacctgcacagatagcagtgtccttgggcctagctgtggtaggataacaaacagtgaaagagacatgagaaaagagagatgtaacctctaaggaatgaggaaaagTTGATAgaatagtttaaccaatagattgcttaccttacagaatattcataagcttattactcgctgtataagtgtctgatgctctcttcaataaacagaatttgcttatcactcatattgagtgtctgagtctcccctcaccgacaaatggctcgaccCCGACAAAGGCCGTCATTCTCGGTGACAAATGGTGCCCGAACAGCAACCCTATGGACCCCTGCGAGCCACGGTCGGTGCAGTATTTGGGTGTCAGTCCCGACGCAGCCCAGGAGGCACATAAAGCCGCCCTGCCTTAGGTGACCCTATATAGGAGACCTGGAGAAAGGCGAAAGAGTGGGCGAAAGAGTGGGCTTCGGTGCCCTGGCAACCTCACAGGAGACCCCAGCTGACTGAATGCCGTTGAAATCCTGGAAAGGCTTGGAAAGGCTGCAGCGCGCTTAATGAATGACAAGTTAAAAGGTAATACAGGGACAAATGGCATATaatccttttaaatgctttttagcAAAGCGGGGACTATAGACTGTTGACTTGGGAAGAGAATTCCCGAGATTGCTGCAAGTATATGCACAATAAATCAGAGACCCTGCTGCGATGGCGGCAGCAGCCGCGGCTCGGgatgcctgcagggctgtgccactccAATCTCGGCATGGGCGCAGCGGCGGGAGTGATGGCAGCCGCGGGGGGAGCGCCGGCGGCCGCAGGGAAAGCGACCCGCGCAGCCACGGGTGCAGCGGTGTCTGCAGCGCATGCAACAAAGAGCCCAGTGC
Proteins encoded:
- the LOC141727772 gene encoding olfactory receptor 14A16-like, translated to MADFHSAVACGHHLHTPMFFFLLNLALTDLGSICTTVPKAMHNTLWNTRTISYTGCATQLFLIYLSLGSQFYLLTIMCYDRYVSICKPLHYGTLLDSRACAHMAAAAWASAFLTALVHTANTFSLPLCHGKALGQFFCEIPQILKLSCSHSSLRELRLIAVSSCLALCCFVFIVFSYVQIFRAVLRISSEQGRHKAFSTCLPHLAVVSLFLSTVIFAHLKPPSISSPSLDLALSVLYSVVPPAVNPLIYSLRNQELKAAVWTMMTERFQKD